A stretch of the Lolium perenne isolate Kyuss_39 chromosome 3, Kyuss_2.0, whole genome shotgun sequence genome encodes the following:
- the LOC127341649 gene encoding uncharacterized protein isoform X2, with the protein MGHLLLLSPSPSPSPPLACRHRSPAAAAGRHRARRGAPIVASSSDGGPSTPSHAPGHVLARRAVLLGVSALPLLRDTAAKAAAPSSGGLVTETKDVSKVDEPQPAVTQAEAPLLEAPKPESPLPVVQEQPPGNPLAGLLNAIAVVASGVLAALYGTSRQEKETLQSAISSLESKLAEKEAAISFTRDNYEKRLLEQQAAQKKQSIKFQEQEASLLDQLASTKKTVTSLSEEFRRKKTRAEELKDEIRRLESSIAQAGNAKDALEAKLAEKVDETNVLQEKIILLRQETDSKEKHIKELSSLLSSKEADYENLCSFSDQTKESLDLANAKIQRLEEEIHATKNDLASKTSSIDSLSEKLQILNSAKNEAEEKIEELRKEYADLKASSETRANQDSMLLSEKDVLIKQMEGKLSVALSDSNKDHEIILKLNQELDATKAMLENEVVAVKSLRDSLQSTEETLSDSRAEVSKLSDELSEANRMNQDLVLQISNLQTEFNEMQDGLNSKLGEVESISRALSDELVSVKEMVQKGQEELEATSKELASVVEARDNLKKELLDVYKKFESTTQELVDERRIVTTLNRELEALAKQLQVDSQARRALEADLDEATRSLDEMNTSALSLSKALETTHSKNATLEAEKEMLSKALDEQQKITTVAQENSEDAQNLITILQTEKETFEMRSRHLEEELALAKGEMLRLRRQISASKSQKTRILPRTSAPTESSTVPGTSSPTETSTVSSTSVPAESSQPLNEQPVNDRDQKTVRVTAGTPYTVKRTTRRRKGGA; encoded by the exons ATGgggcacctcctcctcctctcgcccTCGCCCTCGCCCTCGCCGCCGCTCGCCTGCCGCCAtcgctcccccgccgccgccgccggccgccaccgCGCGCGGAGAGGCGCGCCCATCGTCGCCTCGTCCTCCGACGGCGGGCCGTCTACCCCGTCCCACGCGCCGGGGCACGTGCTCGCGCGCCGGGCCGTGCTCCTCGGCGTCTCGGCGCTCCCGCTCCTCCGCGACACCGCCGCCAAGGCCGCCGCGCCCAGCAGCGGCGGACTCGTGACCG AGACGAAGGATGTCTCAAAGGTTGATGAACCACAGCCTGCAGTAACTCAGGCAGAAGCTCCTCTACTTGAAGCCCCTAAACCTGAATCACCCTTACCAGTGGTGCAAGAACAACCTCCAGGAAATCCACTTGCTGGTCTTCTGAATGCAATTGCAGTTGTTGCCTCAGGTGTTCTTGCTGCATTGTATGGTACTTCTCGACAGGAAAAGGAGACCTTGCAATCAGCCATCTCATCT TTGGAGAGCAAGTTGGCTGAAAAAGAGGCAGCAATCTCTTTCACGAGGGACAACTATGAGAAAAGGTTGCTAGAGCAACAGGCAGCACAAAAGAAGCAATCGATAAAGTTCCAGGAGCAGGAAGCTTCTCTCTTAGATCAATTGGCTTCAACAAAAAAGACTGTAACATCGCTAAGCGAAGAATTCAGAAGGAAGAAGACAAGGGCTGAGGAGCTTAAAGATGAAATTCGGCGACTAGAGAGTAGTATTGCACAAGCTGGGAATGCCAAAGATGCGCTTGAAGCCAAACTGGCAGAGAAAGTGGATGAAACTAATGTGTTGCAGGAAAAAATAATTCTTCTCAGACAAGAAACTGACAGTAAGGAAAAACACATCAAGGAACTCAGCTCATTACTTTCTTCGAAGGAAGCAGACTACGAGAATCTTTGCTCTTTCTCTGATCAAACTAAAGAGAGCCTGGATCTTGCAAATGCTAAAATACAGCGTCTGGAGGAAGAGATTCATGCAACGAAAAACGATCTTGCTTCTAAGACATCTTCAATTGATTCACTAAGTGAGAAGCTTCAAATATTGAACTCTGCAAAGAATGAAGCTGAGGAAAAAATAGAAGAGTTAAGGAAAGAGTATGCAGACTTGAAGGCTTCTTCTGAGACAAGAGCAAATCAAGATTCCATGCTACTCTCTGAGAAAGATGTTCTAATCaagcagatggaaggaaagctctcTGTTGCATTAAGTGACTCCAATAAAGACCATGAAATCATTCTCAAATTGAACCAGGAATTGGATGCCACCAAAGCAATGCTAGAAAATGAAGTCGTTGCAGTGAAAAGTTTAAGAGATTCCCTTCAATCCACTGAAGAGACCCTAAGTGATTCCAGAGCTGAGGTTTCCAAACTTTCAGATGAACTTTCTGAAGCAAATAGAATGAATCAGGACCTGGTATTGCAGATTTCAAACCTCCAAACCGAGTTCAATGAAATGCAAGATGGTCTGAATTCCAAGCTTGGAGAGGTAGAATCAATATCTAGAGCTCTGTCAGATGAGCTGGTATCAGTTAAAGAGATGGTTCAGAAGGGgcaggaagaacttgaagctacATCTAAAGAGCTTGCATCTGTCGTGGAAGCTCGTGACAATCTGAAGAAAGAATTGCTGGATGTGTATAAGAAGTTCGAGTCCACGACACAGGAGCTTGTCGATGAAAGGAGAATCGTGACTACCTTGAATAGGGAGCTTGAAGCTTTGGCCAAACAGCTGCAGGTAGATTCCCAAGCACGAAGAGCCCTCGAAGCAGACCTGGACGAGGCAACCAGATCACTTGACGAGATGAACACGAGTGCACTGTCACTGTCTAAGGCGCTAGAGACGACTCATTCTAAGAACGCCACTCTCGAGGCAGAGAAAGAGATGCTATCAAAAGCTCTGGATGAGCAACAGAAAATCACTACCGTGGCTCAGGAAAACAGCGAGGATGCTCAGAATCTTATCACAATACTTCAGACAGAGAAGGAGACCTTTGAAATGAGGTCTAGACACCTTGAAGAGGAGCTGGCGTTAGCGAAGGGTGAGATGCTGCGCCTAAGGAGGCAGATTAGTGCAAGCAAATCCCAGAAAACAAGAATTCTTCCCAGAACAAGCGCACCCACCGAGAGCAGCACTGTtcctgggacaagttcgcccacaGAGACCAGCACTGTTTCCAGTACAAGTGTACCTGCAGAGAGTAGCCAGCCCCTGAATGAGCAACCTGTGAATGATCGTGATCAGAAGACCGTCAGGGTTACTGCTGGGACTCCATATACTGTAAAAAGAACTACTAGGAGAAGAAAAGGTGGTGCGTAG
- the LOC127341649 gene encoding uncharacterized protein isoform X1: MGHLLLLSPSPSPSPPLACRHRSPAAAAGRHRARRGAPIVASSSDGGPSTPSHAPGHVLARRAVLLGVSALPLLRDTAAKAAAPSSGGLVTVFGMSLPQGFIRRKGILAPKIDQQAQNCYKTFKIGRNKIICKPNKAVLDETKDVSKVDEPQPAVTQAEAPLLEAPKPESPLPVVQEQPPGNPLAGLLNAIAVVASGVLAALYGTSRQEKETLQSAISSLESKLAEKEAAISFTRDNYEKRLLEQQAAQKKQSIKFQEQEASLLDQLASTKKTVTSLSEEFRRKKTRAEELKDEIRRLESSIAQAGNAKDALEAKLAEKVDETNVLQEKIILLRQETDSKEKHIKELSSLLSSKEADYENLCSFSDQTKESLDLANAKIQRLEEEIHATKNDLASKTSSIDSLSEKLQILNSAKNEAEEKIEELRKEYADLKASSETRANQDSMLLSEKDVLIKQMEGKLSVALSDSNKDHEIILKLNQELDATKAMLENEVVAVKSLRDSLQSTEETLSDSRAEVSKLSDELSEANRMNQDLVLQISNLQTEFNEMQDGLNSKLGEVESISRALSDELVSVKEMVQKGQEELEATSKELASVVEARDNLKKELLDVYKKFESTTQELVDERRIVTTLNRELEALAKQLQVDSQARRALEADLDEATRSLDEMNTSALSLSKALETTHSKNATLEAEKEMLSKALDEQQKITTVAQENSEDAQNLITILQTEKETFEMRSRHLEEELALAKGEMLRLRRQISASKSQKTRILPRTSAPTESSTVPGTSSPTETSTVSSTSVPAESSQPLNEQPVNDRDQKTVRVTAGTPYTVKRTTRRRKGGA; the protein is encoded by the exons ATGgggcacctcctcctcctctcgcccTCGCCCTCGCCCTCGCCGCCGCTCGCCTGCCGCCAtcgctcccccgccgccgccgccggccgccaccgCGCGCGGAGAGGCGCGCCCATCGTCGCCTCGTCCTCCGACGGCGGGCCGTCTACCCCGTCCCACGCGCCGGGGCACGTGCTCGCGCGCCGGGCCGTGCTCCTCGGCGTCTCGGCGCTCCCGCTCCTCCGCGACACCGCCGCCAAGGCCGCCGCGCCCAGCAGCGGCGGACTCGTGACCG TTTTTGGCATGTCATTACCCCAAGGGTTTATTAGAAGAAAGGGGATCCTTGCCCCCAAGATAGATCAGCAAGCTCAGAATTGCTACaaaactttcaagattggacgtaATAAAATCATCTGTAAACCTAACAAGGCCGTACTTGATG AGACGAAGGATGTCTCAAAGGTTGATGAACCACAGCCTGCAGTAACTCAGGCAGAAGCTCCTCTACTTGAAGCCCCTAAACCTGAATCACCCTTACCAGTGGTGCAAGAACAACCTCCAGGAAATCCACTTGCTGGTCTTCTGAATGCAATTGCAGTTGTTGCCTCAGGTGTTCTTGCTGCATTGTATGGTACTTCTCGACAGGAAAAGGAGACCTTGCAATCAGCCATCTCATCT TTGGAGAGCAAGTTGGCTGAAAAAGAGGCAGCAATCTCTTTCACGAGGGACAACTATGAGAAAAGGTTGCTAGAGCAACAGGCAGCACAAAAGAAGCAATCGATAAAGTTCCAGGAGCAGGAAGCTTCTCTCTTAGATCAATTGGCTTCAACAAAAAAGACTGTAACATCGCTAAGCGAAGAATTCAGAAGGAAGAAGACAAGGGCTGAGGAGCTTAAAGATGAAATTCGGCGACTAGAGAGTAGTATTGCACAAGCTGGGAATGCCAAAGATGCGCTTGAAGCCAAACTGGCAGAGAAAGTGGATGAAACTAATGTGTTGCAGGAAAAAATAATTCTTCTCAGACAAGAAACTGACAGTAAGGAAAAACACATCAAGGAACTCAGCTCATTACTTTCTTCGAAGGAAGCAGACTACGAGAATCTTTGCTCTTTCTCTGATCAAACTAAAGAGAGCCTGGATCTTGCAAATGCTAAAATACAGCGTCTGGAGGAAGAGATTCATGCAACGAAAAACGATCTTGCTTCTAAGACATCTTCAATTGATTCACTAAGTGAGAAGCTTCAAATATTGAACTCTGCAAAGAATGAAGCTGAGGAAAAAATAGAAGAGTTAAGGAAAGAGTATGCAGACTTGAAGGCTTCTTCTGAGACAAGAGCAAATCAAGATTCCATGCTACTCTCTGAGAAAGATGTTCTAATCaagcagatggaaggaaagctctcTGTTGCATTAAGTGACTCCAATAAAGACCATGAAATCATTCTCAAATTGAACCAGGAATTGGATGCCACCAAAGCAATGCTAGAAAATGAAGTCGTTGCAGTGAAAAGTTTAAGAGATTCCCTTCAATCCACTGAAGAGACCCTAAGTGATTCCAGAGCTGAGGTTTCCAAACTTTCAGATGAACTTTCTGAAGCAAATAGAATGAATCAGGACCTGGTATTGCAGATTTCAAACCTCCAAACCGAGTTCAATGAAATGCAAGATGGTCTGAATTCCAAGCTTGGAGAGGTAGAATCAATATCTAGAGCTCTGTCAGATGAGCTGGTATCAGTTAAAGAGATGGTTCAGAAGGGgcaggaagaacttgaagctacATCTAAAGAGCTTGCATCTGTCGTGGAAGCTCGTGACAATCTGAAGAAAGAATTGCTGGATGTGTATAAGAAGTTCGAGTCCACGACACAGGAGCTTGTCGATGAAAGGAGAATCGTGACTACCTTGAATAGGGAGCTTGAAGCTTTGGCCAAACAGCTGCAGGTAGATTCCCAAGCACGAAGAGCCCTCGAAGCAGACCTGGACGAGGCAACCAGATCACTTGACGAGATGAACACGAGTGCACTGTCACTGTCTAAGGCGCTAGAGACGACTCATTCTAAGAACGCCACTCTCGAGGCAGAGAAAGAGATGCTATCAAAAGCTCTGGATGAGCAACAGAAAATCACTACCGTGGCTCAGGAAAACAGCGAGGATGCTCAGAATCTTATCACAATACTTCAGACAGAGAAGGAGACCTTTGAAATGAGGTCTAGACACCTTGAAGAGGAGCTGGCGTTAGCGAAGGGTGAGATGCTGCGCCTAAGGAGGCAGATTAGTGCAAGCAAATCCCAGAAAACAAGAATTCTTCCCAGAACAAGCGCACCCACCGAGAGCAGCACTGTtcctgggacaagttcgcccacaGAGACCAGCACTGTTTCCAGTACAAGTGTACCTGCAGAGAGTAGCCAGCCCCTGAATGAGCAACCTGTGAATGATCGTGATCAGAAGACCGTCAGGGTTACTGCTGGGACTCCATATACTGTAAAAAGAACTACTAGGAGAAGAAAAGGTGGTGCGTAG